A single region of the Gasterosteus aculeatus chromosome 1, fGasAcu3.hap1.1, whole genome shotgun sequence genome encodes:
- the LOC120826773 gene encoding von Willebrand factor A domain-containing protein 5A isoform X4 translates to MMVSCCGLITSQKEPVPLKSVEVELEVKDHVATVVSTLNYHNQEDKPLEAVFVFPLPGDAAVCHFSATVGQTEIVAEVKEKQEAREEYDDALSSGQQAFLLEESEQSPDVFSLSVGSLPPGESASIRLEYVTELAVQADEGLRFLLPAVLNPRYQPQGSVGSEGSNVQVTSVPASLVPYTLSFSARVSSPRPVSKVESSSPLDPLQYLNTEQTQATVKLAAGHKFDRDVELLIYYKDAHQPSAMVEAGQASSQPGSLMGDSVVMLSLYPEFPQAVMSSVASSGEFVFLLDRSGSMHGERIKNARDTLLLLLKSLPLGCYFNIYSFGSSFEHIFPKSEDYNQKTMEEALKKVEEMEADLGGTEILEPLKHIYRQPSIPSQPRQLFVFTDGEVGNTKEVINLVKQNSASHRCFSFGIGEGASSALINGLAKEGGGHAQFITGADRMQPKVMQSLRFALQPSVVDVSVKWDLPSGVSVTALSPPIAALFQGQRSLVYAQFTGQSSEASEGCVTVAYSLAGHPSQTQLHFSLKPAEDSGLTVHRLAARTVIRSLEMEVREPGGQEDAGGKKKVVELSVQSGVSSVFTAFIAVNKSNSEAIQGPLLRRTIPTPRMMACMAPMAFCSMRMMDQSDTLESCRPKQPPRDPLLQLVSLQKASGCWLLDPHLAAALGKTSEEVEKPKPASVKQDVWATILALIWLHGFKMDAQEEWELLSMKAVSWLRAQKASLVMECVEAGNALLGCNVQKDAVGL, encoded by the exons ATGATGGTGAGCTGCTGTGGTCTAATAACCTCTCAGAAGGAACCAG TTCCTCTGAAGAGCgtggaggtggagctggaggtgaaggaccACGTGGCTACTGTGGTCTCCACTCTGAACTACCACAACCAGGAAGACAAACCACTGGAGGCTGTCTTTGTCTTCCCCCTGCCTGGAGATGCTGCCGTCTGTCATTTCAGCGCCACTGTTGGACAGACGGAGATAGTggcggaggtgaaggagaaacaGGAG GCCCGTGAGGAGTACGACGACGCTCTGAGCTCCGGTCAGCAGGCCTTCCTGTTGGAGGAGAGCGAGCAGAGTCCAGATGTATTCTCTCTGAGTGTGGGCAGTCTGCCTCCAGGAGAGAGCGCCTCCATCAGGCTGGAGTACGTCACTGAGCTGGCTGTGCAGGCCGATGAAGGGCTGAGGTTCCTACTGCCCGCTGTGCTCAACCCTCGCTACCAACCTCAGG GGAGCGTTGGTAGTGAAGGGTCCAACGTCCAGGTGACCTCTGTTCCAGCCTCTCTGGTGCCCTacactctgtctttctctgcccGAGTGTCCTCTCCTCGTCCCGTCTCCAAAGTAGAGTCCAGCTCTCCCCTGGACCCTCTGCAGTACCTCAACACAGAGCAAACCCAGGCCACG GTCAAGTTGGCTGCAGGACACAAGTTTGACAGAGATGTTGAACTGCTGATTTATTACAAAGACGCCCACCAGCCCTCTGCGATGGTGGAGGCAGGACAGGCCTCTTCCCAGCCTG GCTCTCTGATGGGTGATTCAGTAGTGATGCTGAGCCTGTACCCAGAGTTCCCTCAGGCTGTGATGTCTTCAGTGGCTTCATCTGGAGAGTTTGTCTTCTTATTGGATCGATCCGGCAGTATGCATGGAGAGCGTATAAAGAATGCCAGG GACACTCTGCTGCTCCTGTTGAAGAGCCTACCGCTCGGCTGCTATTTCAACATCTACAGTTTCGGATCCAGCTTTGAACACATCTTCCC TAAGAGTGAAGACTACAACCAGAAGACCATGGAAGAGGCTCTGAAGAAAGTGGAAGAGATGGAGGCTGATCTGGGAGGAACTGAGATCCTTGAGCCacttaaacacatttacagacagcCCTCCATTCCCAGTCAACCTCGacaa CTATTTGTCTTTACTGACGGAGAGGTGGGGAACACAAAAGAAGTCATAAATCTGGTGAAGCAGAATTCAGCCTCCCACAG GTGTTTCTCCTTTGGGATCGGGGAAGGGGCCAGTTCTGCTCTCATCAACGGGTTGGCcaaagaaggaggaggccaCGCTCAGTTCATCACAGGGGCCGACAGGATGCAGCCCAAA GTGATGCAGTCGCTGCGGTTTGCTCTGCAACCGTCCGTGGTGGACGTCTCAGTCAAGTGGGATCTGCCGAGCGGAGTCTCTGTCACCGCTCTCTCTCCACCGATCGCAGCACTTTtccagggtcaaaggtcactggttTACGCCCAGTTCACTGGACAG AGTTCGGAGGCGTCAGAGGGCTGTGTGACGGTGGCGTACAGCCTGGCAGGTCATCCCTCTCAGACCCAGCTCCACTTCAGTCTCAAACCTGCAGAGGACTCTGG acTAACGGTCCACAGGTTGGCCGCTCGGACCGTGATCCGCTCTCTGGAGATGGAGGTGAGAGAGCCTGGAGGACAGGAAGACgcaggagggaagaagaaggTGGTGGAGCTCAGCGTCCAATCAGGAGTGAGCAGTGTCTTCACCGCCTTCATTGCCGTCAACAAATCCAACAGCGAAGCTATTCAAGGACCTCTGCTGCGCAGAACGATTCCAACACCCA GGATGATGGCCTGCATGGCTCCTATGGCATTCTGTTCGATGAGAA tgatGGACCAAAGTGACACACTTG AAAGCTGTCGGCCCAAACAGCCCCCCAGAGACCCTTTGCTGCAGCTGGTCTCCCTGCAGAAGGCGTCTGGCTGCTGGTTGCTGGATCCACATCTGGCTGCTGCACTGGGGAAGACCagcgaggaggtggagaagcccAAGCCTGCATCG GTCAAGCAGGACGTGTGGGCCACCATTCTGGCTCTGATTTGGCTTCATGGTTTCAAGATGGATGCTCAGGAGGAGTGGGAGCTTCTGTCTATGAAGGCTGTGTCCTGGCTGCGAGCTCagaaag cATCATTGGTGATGGAGTGTGTGGAAGCAGGAAATGCTCTGTTGGGTTGCAACGTGCAGAAAGACGCCGTGGGGCTCTGA
- the LOC120826773 gene encoding von Willebrand factor A domain-containing protein 5A isoform X3, with translation MMVSCCGLITSQKEPVPLKSVEVELEVKDHVATVVSTLNYHNQEDKPLEAVFVFPLPGDAAVCHFSATVGQTEIVAEVKEKQEAREEYDDALSSGQQAFLLEESEQSPDVFSLSVGSLPPGESASIRLEYVTELAVQADEGLRFLLPAVLNPRYQPQGSVGSEGSNVQVTSVPASLVPYTLSFSARVSSPRPVSKVESSSPLDPLQYLNTEQTQATVKLAAGHKFDRDVELLIYYKDAHQPSAMVEAGQASSQPGSLMGDSVVMLSLYPEFPQAVMSSVASSGEFVFLLDRSGSMHGERIKNARDTLLLLLKSLPLGCYFNIYSFGSSFEHIFPKSEDYNQKTMEEALKKVEEMEADLGGTEILEPLKHIYRQPSIPSQPRQLFVFTDGEVGNTKEVINLVKQNSASHRCFSFGIGEGASSALINGLAKEGGGHAQFITGADRMQPKVMQSLRFALQPSVVDVSVKWDLPSGVSVTALSPPIAALFQGQRSLVYAQFTGQSSEASEGCVTVAYSLAGHPSQTQLHFSLKPAEDSGLTVHRLAARTVIRSLEMEVREPGGQEDAGGKKKVVELSVQSGVSSVFTAFIAVNKSNSEAIQGPLLRRTIPTPRMMACMAPMAFCSMRMPVMSCDMAQLPQMSPMMDQSDTLESCRPKQPPRDPLLQLVSLQKASGCWLLDPHLAAALGKTSEEVEKPKPASVKQDVWATILALIWLHGFKMDAQEEWELLSMKAVSWLRAQKASLVMECVEAGNALLGCNVQKDAVGL, from the exons ATGATGGTGAGCTGCTGTGGTCTAATAACCTCTCAGAAGGAACCAG TTCCTCTGAAGAGCgtggaggtggagctggaggtgaaggaccACGTGGCTACTGTGGTCTCCACTCTGAACTACCACAACCAGGAAGACAAACCACTGGAGGCTGTCTTTGTCTTCCCCCTGCCTGGAGATGCTGCCGTCTGTCATTTCAGCGCCACTGTTGGACAGACGGAGATAGTggcggaggtgaaggagaaacaGGAG GCCCGTGAGGAGTACGACGACGCTCTGAGCTCCGGTCAGCAGGCCTTCCTGTTGGAGGAGAGCGAGCAGAGTCCAGATGTATTCTCTCTGAGTGTGGGCAGTCTGCCTCCAGGAGAGAGCGCCTCCATCAGGCTGGAGTACGTCACTGAGCTGGCTGTGCAGGCCGATGAAGGGCTGAGGTTCCTACTGCCCGCTGTGCTCAACCCTCGCTACCAACCTCAGG GGAGCGTTGGTAGTGAAGGGTCCAACGTCCAGGTGACCTCTGTTCCAGCCTCTCTGGTGCCCTacactctgtctttctctgcccGAGTGTCCTCTCCTCGTCCCGTCTCCAAAGTAGAGTCCAGCTCTCCCCTGGACCCTCTGCAGTACCTCAACACAGAGCAAACCCAGGCCACG GTCAAGTTGGCTGCAGGACACAAGTTTGACAGAGATGTTGAACTGCTGATTTATTACAAAGACGCCCACCAGCCCTCTGCGATGGTGGAGGCAGGACAGGCCTCTTCCCAGCCTG GCTCTCTGATGGGTGATTCAGTAGTGATGCTGAGCCTGTACCCAGAGTTCCCTCAGGCTGTGATGTCTTCAGTGGCTTCATCTGGAGAGTTTGTCTTCTTATTGGATCGATCCGGCAGTATGCATGGAGAGCGTATAAAGAATGCCAGG GACACTCTGCTGCTCCTGTTGAAGAGCCTACCGCTCGGCTGCTATTTCAACATCTACAGTTTCGGATCCAGCTTTGAACACATCTTCCC TAAGAGTGAAGACTACAACCAGAAGACCATGGAAGAGGCTCTGAAGAAAGTGGAAGAGATGGAGGCTGATCTGGGAGGAACTGAGATCCTTGAGCCacttaaacacatttacagacagcCCTCCATTCCCAGTCAACCTCGacaa CTATTTGTCTTTACTGACGGAGAGGTGGGGAACACAAAAGAAGTCATAAATCTGGTGAAGCAGAATTCAGCCTCCCACAG GTGTTTCTCCTTTGGGATCGGGGAAGGGGCCAGTTCTGCTCTCATCAACGGGTTGGCcaaagaaggaggaggccaCGCTCAGTTCATCACAGGGGCCGACAGGATGCAGCCCAAA GTGATGCAGTCGCTGCGGTTTGCTCTGCAACCGTCCGTGGTGGACGTCTCAGTCAAGTGGGATCTGCCGAGCGGAGTCTCTGTCACCGCTCTCTCTCCACCGATCGCAGCACTTTtccagggtcaaaggtcactggttTACGCCCAGTTCACTGGACAG AGTTCGGAGGCGTCAGAGGGCTGTGTGACGGTGGCGTACAGCCTGGCAGGTCATCCCTCTCAGACCCAGCTCCACTTCAGTCTCAAACCTGCAGAGGACTCTGG acTAACGGTCCACAGGTTGGCCGCTCGGACCGTGATCCGCTCTCTGGAGATGGAGGTGAGAGAGCCTGGAGGACAGGAAGACgcaggagggaagaagaaggTGGTGGAGCTCAGCGTCCAATCAGGAGTGAGCAGTGTCTTCACCGCCTTCATTGCCGTCAACAAATCCAACAGCGAAGCTATTCAAGGACCTCTGCTGCGCAGAACGATTCCAACACCCA GGATGATGGCCTGCATGGCTCCTATGGCATTCTGTTCGATGAGAA TGCCTGTGATGTCTTGTGATATGGCGCAGCTTCCTCAGATGTCTCCTA tgatGGACCAAAGTGACACACTTG AAAGCTGTCGGCCCAAACAGCCCCCCAGAGACCCTTTGCTGCAGCTGGTCTCCCTGCAGAAGGCGTCTGGCTGCTGGTTGCTGGATCCACATCTGGCTGCTGCACTGGGGAAGACCagcgaggaggtggagaagcccAAGCCTGCATCG GTCAAGCAGGACGTGTGGGCCACCATTCTGGCTCTGATTTGGCTTCATGGTTTCAAGATGGATGCTCAGGAGGAGTGGGAGCTTCTGTCTATGAAGGCTGTGTCCTGGCTGCGAGCTCagaaag cATCATTGGTGATGGAGTGTGTGGAAGCAGGAAATGCTCTGTTGGGTTGCAACGTGCAGAAAGACGCCGTGGGGCTCTGA
- the LOC120826773 gene encoding von Willebrand factor A domain-containing protein 5A isoform X2, protein MMVSCCGLITSQKEPVPLKSVEVELEVKDHVATVVSTLNYHNQEDKPLEAVFVFPLPGDAAVCHFSATVGQTEIVAEVKEKQEAREEYDDALSSGQQAFLLEESEQSPDVFSLSVGSLPPGESASIRLEYVTELAVQADEGLRFLLPAVLNPRYQPQGSVGSEGSNVQVTSVPASLVPYTLSFSARVSSPRPVSKVESSSPLDPLQYLNTEQTQATVKLAAGHKFDRDVELLIYYKDAHQPSAMVEAGQASSQPGSLMGDSVVMLSLYPEFPQAVMSSVASSGEFVFLLDRSGSMHGERIKNARDTLLLLLKSLPLGCYFNIYSFGSSFEHIFPKSEDYNQKTMEEALKKVEEMEADLGGTEILEPLKHIYRQPSIPSQPRQLFVFTDGEVGNTKEVINLVKQNSASHRCFSFGIGEGASSALINGLAKEGGGHAQFITGADRMQPKVMQSLRFALQPSVVDVSVKWDLPSGVSVTALSPPIAALFQGQRSLVYAQFTGQSSEASEGCVTVAYSLAGHPSQTQLHFSLKPAEDSGLTVHRLAARTVIRSLEMEVREPGGQEDAGGKKKVVELSVQSGVSSVFTAFIAVNKSNSEAIQGPLLRRTIPTPRMMACMAPMAFCSMRMPVMSCDMAQLPQMSPMIGLAFGQTSCSMDKSCRPKQPPRDPLLQLVSLQKASGCWLLDPHLAAALGKTSEEVEKPKPASVKQDVWATILALIWLHGFKMDAQEEWELLSMKAVSWLRAQKASLVMECVEAGNALLGCNVQKDAVGL, encoded by the exons ATGATGGTGAGCTGCTGTGGTCTAATAACCTCTCAGAAGGAACCAG TTCCTCTGAAGAGCgtggaggtggagctggaggtgaaggaccACGTGGCTACTGTGGTCTCCACTCTGAACTACCACAACCAGGAAGACAAACCACTGGAGGCTGTCTTTGTCTTCCCCCTGCCTGGAGATGCTGCCGTCTGTCATTTCAGCGCCACTGTTGGACAGACGGAGATAGTggcggaggtgaaggagaaacaGGAG GCCCGTGAGGAGTACGACGACGCTCTGAGCTCCGGTCAGCAGGCCTTCCTGTTGGAGGAGAGCGAGCAGAGTCCAGATGTATTCTCTCTGAGTGTGGGCAGTCTGCCTCCAGGAGAGAGCGCCTCCATCAGGCTGGAGTACGTCACTGAGCTGGCTGTGCAGGCCGATGAAGGGCTGAGGTTCCTACTGCCCGCTGTGCTCAACCCTCGCTACCAACCTCAGG GGAGCGTTGGTAGTGAAGGGTCCAACGTCCAGGTGACCTCTGTTCCAGCCTCTCTGGTGCCCTacactctgtctttctctgcccGAGTGTCCTCTCCTCGTCCCGTCTCCAAAGTAGAGTCCAGCTCTCCCCTGGACCCTCTGCAGTACCTCAACACAGAGCAAACCCAGGCCACG GTCAAGTTGGCTGCAGGACACAAGTTTGACAGAGATGTTGAACTGCTGATTTATTACAAAGACGCCCACCAGCCCTCTGCGATGGTGGAGGCAGGACAGGCCTCTTCCCAGCCTG GCTCTCTGATGGGTGATTCAGTAGTGATGCTGAGCCTGTACCCAGAGTTCCCTCAGGCTGTGATGTCTTCAGTGGCTTCATCTGGAGAGTTTGTCTTCTTATTGGATCGATCCGGCAGTATGCATGGAGAGCGTATAAAGAATGCCAGG GACACTCTGCTGCTCCTGTTGAAGAGCCTACCGCTCGGCTGCTATTTCAACATCTACAGTTTCGGATCCAGCTTTGAACACATCTTCCC TAAGAGTGAAGACTACAACCAGAAGACCATGGAAGAGGCTCTGAAGAAAGTGGAAGAGATGGAGGCTGATCTGGGAGGAACTGAGATCCTTGAGCCacttaaacacatttacagacagcCCTCCATTCCCAGTCAACCTCGacaa CTATTTGTCTTTACTGACGGAGAGGTGGGGAACACAAAAGAAGTCATAAATCTGGTGAAGCAGAATTCAGCCTCCCACAG GTGTTTCTCCTTTGGGATCGGGGAAGGGGCCAGTTCTGCTCTCATCAACGGGTTGGCcaaagaaggaggaggccaCGCTCAGTTCATCACAGGGGCCGACAGGATGCAGCCCAAA GTGATGCAGTCGCTGCGGTTTGCTCTGCAACCGTCCGTGGTGGACGTCTCAGTCAAGTGGGATCTGCCGAGCGGAGTCTCTGTCACCGCTCTCTCTCCACCGATCGCAGCACTTTtccagggtcaaaggtcactggttTACGCCCAGTTCACTGGACAG AGTTCGGAGGCGTCAGAGGGCTGTGTGACGGTGGCGTACAGCCTGGCAGGTCATCCCTCTCAGACCCAGCTCCACTTCAGTCTCAAACCTGCAGAGGACTCTGG acTAACGGTCCACAGGTTGGCCGCTCGGACCGTGATCCGCTCTCTGGAGATGGAGGTGAGAGAGCCTGGAGGACAGGAAGACgcaggagggaagaagaaggTGGTGGAGCTCAGCGTCCAATCAGGAGTGAGCAGTGTCTTCACCGCCTTCATTGCCGTCAACAAATCCAACAGCGAAGCTATTCAAGGACCTCTGCTGCGCAGAACGATTCCAACACCCA GGATGATGGCCTGCATGGCTCCTATGGCATTCTGTTCGATGAGAA TGCCTGTGATGTCTTGTGATATGGCGCAGCTTCCTCAGATGTCTCCTA TGATTGGGCTTGCCTTTGGTCAAACGTCCTGTTCGATGGATA AAAGCTGTCGGCCCAAACAGCCCCCCAGAGACCCTTTGCTGCAGCTGGTCTCCCTGCAGAAGGCGTCTGGCTGCTGGTTGCTGGATCCACATCTGGCTGCTGCACTGGGGAAGACCagcgaggaggtggagaagcccAAGCCTGCATCG GTCAAGCAGGACGTGTGGGCCACCATTCTGGCTCTGATTTGGCTTCATGGTTTCAAGATGGATGCTCAGGAGGAGTGGGAGCTTCTGTCTATGAAGGCTGTGTCCTGGCTGCGAGCTCagaaag cATCATTGGTGATGGAGTGTGTGGAAGCAGGAAATGCTCTGTTGGGTTGCAACGTGCAGAAAGACGCCGTGGGGCTCTGA
- the LOC120826773 gene encoding von Willebrand factor A domain-containing protein 5A isoform X1, with protein sequence MMVSCCGLITSQKEPVPLKSVEVELEVKDHVATVVSTLNYHNQEDKPLEAVFVFPLPGDAAVCHFSATVGQTEIVAEVKEKQEAREEYDDALSSGQQAFLLEESEQSPDVFSLSVGSLPPGESASIRLEYVTELAVQADEGLRFLLPAVLNPRYQPQGSVGSEGSNVQVTSVPASLVPYTLSFSARVSSPRPVSKVESSSPLDPLQYLNTEQTQATVKLAAGHKFDRDVELLIYYKDAHQPSAMVEAGQASSQPGSLMGDSVVMLSLYPEFPQAVMSSVASSGEFVFLLDRSGSMHGERIKNARDTLLLLLKSLPLGCYFNIYSFGSSFEHIFPKSEDYNQKTMEEALKKVEEMEADLGGTEILEPLKHIYRQPSIPSQPRQLFVFTDGEVGNTKEVINLVKQNSASHRCFSFGIGEGASSALINGLAKEGGGHAQFITGADRMQPKVMQSLRFALQPSVVDVSVKWDLPSGVSVTALSPPIAALFQGQRSLVYAQFTGQSSEASEGCVTVAYSLAGHPSQTQLHFSLKPAEDSGLTVHRLAARTVIRSLEMEVREPGGQEDAGGKKKVVELSVQSGVSSVFTAFIAVNKSNSEAIQGPLLRRTIPTPRMMACMAPMAFCSMRMPVMSCDMAQLPQMSPMIGLAFGQTSCSMDMMDQSDTLESCRPKQPPRDPLLQLVSLQKASGCWLLDPHLAAALGKTSEEVEKPKPASVKQDVWATILALIWLHGFKMDAQEEWELLSMKAVSWLRAQKASLVMECVEAGNALLGCNVQKDAVGL encoded by the exons ATGATGGTGAGCTGCTGTGGTCTAATAACCTCTCAGAAGGAACCAG TTCCTCTGAAGAGCgtggaggtggagctggaggtgaaggaccACGTGGCTACTGTGGTCTCCACTCTGAACTACCACAACCAGGAAGACAAACCACTGGAGGCTGTCTTTGTCTTCCCCCTGCCTGGAGATGCTGCCGTCTGTCATTTCAGCGCCACTGTTGGACAGACGGAGATAGTggcggaggtgaaggagaaacaGGAG GCCCGTGAGGAGTACGACGACGCTCTGAGCTCCGGTCAGCAGGCCTTCCTGTTGGAGGAGAGCGAGCAGAGTCCAGATGTATTCTCTCTGAGTGTGGGCAGTCTGCCTCCAGGAGAGAGCGCCTCCATCAGGCTGGAGTACGTCACTGAGCTGGCTGTGCAGGCCGATGAAGGGCTGAGGTTCCTACTGCCCGCTGTGCTCAACCCTCGCTACCAACCTCAGG GGAGCGTTGGTAGTGAAGGGTCCAACGTCCAGGTGACCTCTGTTCCAGCCTCTCTGGTGCCCTacactctgtctttctctgcccGAGTGTCCTCTCCTCGTCCCGTCTCCAAAGTAGAGTCCAGCTCTCCCCTGGACCCTCTGCAGTACCTCAACACAGAGCAAACCCAGGCCACG GTCAAGTTGGCTGCAGGACACAAGTTTGACAGAGATGTTGAACTGCTGATTTATTACAAAGACGCCCACCAGCCCTCTGCGATGGTGGAGGCAGGACAGGCCTCTTCCCAGCCTG GCTCTCTGATGGGTGATTCAGTAGTGATGCTGAGCCTGTACCCAGAGTTCCCTCAGGCTGTGATGTCTTCAGTGGCTTCATCTGGAGAGTTTGTCTTCTTATTGGATCGATCCGGCAGTATGCATGGAGAGCGTATAAAGAATGCCAGG GACACTCTGCTGCTCCTGTTGAAGAGCCTACCGCTCGGCTGCTATTTCAACATCTACAGTTTCGGATCCAGCTTTGAACACATCTTCCC TAAGAGTGAAGACTACAACCAGAAGACCATGGAAGAGGCTCTGAAGAAAGTGGAAGAGATGGAGGCTGATCTGGGAGGAACTGAGATCCTTGAGCCacttaaacacatttacagacagcCCTCCATTCCCAGTCAACCTCGacaa CTATTTGTCTTTACTGACGGAGAGGTGGGGAACACAAAAGAAGTCATAAATCTGGTGAAGCAGAATTCAGCCTCCCACAG GTGTTTCTCCTTTGGGATCGGGGAAGGGGCCAGTTCTGCTCTCATCAACGGGTTGGCcaaagaaggaggaggccaCGCTCAGTTCATCACAGGGGCCGACAGGATGCAGCCCAAA GTGATGCAGTCGCTGCGGTTTGCTCTGCAACCGTCCGTGGTGGACGTCTCAGTCAAGTGGGATCTGCCGAGCGGAGTCTCTGTCACCGCTCTCTCTCCACCGATCGCAGCACTTTtccagggtcaaaggtcactggttTACGCCCAGTTCACTGGACAG AGTTCGGAGGCGTCAGAGGGCTGTGTGACGGTGGCGTACAGCCTGGCAGGTCATCCCTCTCAGACCCAGCTCCACTTCAGTCTCAAACCTGCAGAGGACTCTGG acTAACGGTCCACAGGTTGGCCGCTCGGACCGTGATCCGCTCTCTGGAGATGGAGGTGAGAGAGCCTGGAGGACAGGAAGACgcaggagggaagaagaaggTGGTGGAGCTCAGCGTCCAATCAGGAGTGAGCAGTGTCTTCACCGCCTTCATTGCCGTCAACAAATCCAACAGCGAAGCTATTCAAGGACCTCTGCTGCGCAGAACGATTCCAACACCCA GGATGATGGCCTGCATGGCTCCTATGGCATTCTGTTCGATGAGAA TGCCTGTGATGTCTTGTGATATGGCGCAGCTTCCTCAGATGTCTCCTA TGATTGGGCTTGCCTTTGGTCAAACGTCCTGTTCGATGGATA tgatGGACCAAAGTGACACACTTG AAAGCTGTCGGCCCAAACAGCCCCCCAGAGACCCTTTGCTGCAGCTGGTCTCCCTGCAGAAGGCGTCTGGCTGCTGGTTGCTGGATCCACATCTGGCTGCTGCACTGGGGAAGACCagcgaggaggtggagaagcccAAGCCTGCATCG GTCAAGCAGGACGTGTGGGCCACCATTCTGGCTCTGATTTGGCTTCATGGTTTCAAGATGGATGCTCAGGAGGAGTGGGAGCTTCTGTCTATGAAGGCTGTGTCCTGGCTGCGAGCTCagaaag cATCATTGGTGATGGAGTGTGTGGAAGCAGGAAATGCTCTGTTGGGTTGCAACGTGCAGAAAGACGCCGTGGGGCTCTGA